Within Bdellovibrionales bacterium, the genomic segment CATGTGTTCAAACTCATGTGCAACAATCCTGATACCGCCATCGGCGCACTTTACAACGATTTCATTGTTATGAGTATTTAATACTTTTCCGGGTTCAATGTTTCCTGCGATTGTCTCCCCCACGATTTGAACTCTCCAGATTCGAACCATCTTGCCATTGAAAATGATATGAGCCCCAATGTATGGACGACTCAACGCTCGAGTCAAATTGTAGATTGACCGACAACTCATCCTCCAATCAATTTCACCATCTCTCTCGTTTCTCTTTCGCCAAGAATTCGCTTGAGAATTATCCTGCACAATACGCTCGAAATCTCCCGATCGAAGTCTTGGGGTAAACTCAGCGATTTGAGTCAATGCTACTTCGGTCACGCGTGAATACAAGTCAGCTGCAGTATCGCTGTCAAAAATGGGAATCAAATGTTGACTTAAGATATCACCGGAGTCGGCACCTTGATCCATGAAAAAAAATGTCGAAGCCGTCTGACTTAATCCCAACGAAAGAGCCCACACGAGAGGGTGTCTACCACGATTTTGTGGCAGACAAGCAGGATGGAATCCCACCACACCCAGCGGTGGTAAAATTAAAATTTCCAAATCCAACAAATGGCTCCAGCCAAAACAGTAAATTACCGTGGGCCCCGTTTTCTTGAGAAACTCCTCCATCTCACCCGATTTTGCCTTGTCAGCAAAAAAAACGGGGGTCCCTCTCGCCTGTGCAATAGGAGATAGATCTCGAAAATCAGAATTAAATTTTGACTGAGTCTTGGTGATTACACCGACTACCTCTACGTCATCTAGGTCATAAACCATCGAAAGGGCGCACTCACTAAACTCCACGCATCCTATAAATGCTATCCTCACAAACTAAACTCGATATCATAAAAGAATTTCATCAAAATCCCCTTTAGATCAACAGTCTTAATTTTCTCGATGATTTTTCTGCTTGTATCGCCGTCGCCATAGGGACTTCTGTAATCCTTTAAGCTCCCTTTAAACTGAACACTCATTCCCTTTTTTATAGCAGCAGTGATTTCTTCATTTTTTGCATCACATTGAATAATGCTTTCTCCCTGAATTCGTCCCCGCTGCCTTTCTCCAATATTTACAGTTGGAATTTGAAAAAAAGGAACCTCAATCAAACCACTTGATGAATTGCCAATAAAGACATCCACGAACTGGAGAACACTCAAAAAAAGATGCCGTCCCAAAGACGGGGTCAAATAAACCCTACCACCATTCTTGCTAGCATATTTTTCGAATTCCTCTATTAGCTCTCTTCCTTGCGCATCAGCGTTGGGATAAGTGATTATTAGGTTTGAATCAGGAAACTCATCCAATGACTTAAATAACTCCGAAGCCGCCTTTTTTTGGGAGCCTTTACTCAGTGTGACTGGATGATAGGTAATAAGGAAACTGGATTTTCCTAAATCAAATCCAATTCTTCTGACGACTTCATCCCTTGACAGCAAAACCGATCGCTTAATAGCCTCTACACCTGGTGCACCGAAGTTAAAAACGCGGTCGGGCTGCTCTCCTAACTGAATCACCCTCTTTCTATACGCCTCTGTGGCCACAAAGTGCAGTTGTGACATTTTGGTAATTGAATGCCTAATCGCCTCATCAACAAGTCCCTTAGTCAATTCGCCACCATGAATATGAGCTATAGGAACGTTTGCAACCATTGCTGCTTGAGCTGCAGCCAAAGATTCAAATCTATCCCCAAGCAATACAAGTAAATCGGGCTTAAGTCGCTTGAATAGGTCCGCAAATCCGATTGTTCCCAATCCAATAGACTTGGTAATTGAGCTCCAAGAATCCCCTGAAAGGAGGATTTCCAATTTATCCGCAATTGGAATACAATCCTCTTCTATTTCACGATAAGTCATACCAAACTCAGAAGATAAATGCATCCCCGTAACAACAAATTGAAGCTCTAGATCCGGATCATCTTCGATCCCCCTGAGCAGCCAATAAAGCAAACTATATTCCGATCGAGAACCCGACACTACACATATTTTTCTCACTGCCATATCATCTCTCTGCCTACTTGGCACCGAACCACGATTACCCAAACAGAAATTATTAAAACAACACTATTGACTCAATATCTAACCCGAGAGTCCTGGCGTCATCGCCCAATCCTGTCTTGGAAGGGACAAAAGTATTGGATTTAAGCATAAGACGAGTGAATTCCTTTATTGAATCCGGAAATTCAAATATCAATGATGTTCCCCTCTTCTCAATAAATCGAATCACACGATCATCAACCTTCACTTCTGGATTCAAGTTTCCAAATCCTTTATCTTGAAATTCAGGTTTCAGATAAGGATTCCACCCTCTAGTTCGAATCTCTAAAAAATGAGAAGGCTTTCTCACCTTAAAATCACCGTAAATCACTCCCTCACCTGTTGTCCAAATTTCATCTGTATGAAATTGCGCAATCCCGACTCTATGAGGATACACCGCCGGAAAGAGCTGATAGCTGATATTGCGAATATGTATTTTTCCAATACATTCAAGGTGTTCCTGTGTGAGGTTCTTAATCTCCATTTTGTTAAAAGGCTTTCCAGAACTGTCAAAAGGAAAAAGATATTCCATTTTATTGTTGTCAGCAAACCCCATCACTCGATTGCCACTCAAACGAAGATCTACATTTGATATATTTTCACATTTTGGATTATTTCGATTGGTCAATTCTATCGCTATTCCTTCCGATATATTACCTCTGTACATTCCTTGCGCAAAATTAAAAGCAAGAGACCGGCCATCGCCATCCAAAATCCATCGATCGGAAGTGGTTTTAGGCCAATAAACCAATCTTTCTTCCAAGCTTTTTCTATCAATATCGTAAAGGTACCAGTCCTGGTGAAGATTCACATAATTTCTCGGAGCCCACCGAGTGGCCTCCAGTCTCGAGGCAGCAAGATCAAAATGGCCAGATAACTTTAGAAAAGGCAATCGAGTCAACTCGAGGGGTATAGGCGAAAAAACCCGCGTATTATCCTTTCTATTCAAAACTAGTGGACTTAATGATAATGCAATATCCAGAGGATCGTTAATCACCGCAACAGATCGGTCAAAATAATAGCTCAGAGAAGCGACGACATCCATAAATGGGCTAGCTGGCTTTAAAATAAGCAGCAAATCACTTTTGTCCACTCTGTTCACTACTTGCTGCAAGGAACTCGCCAATCCCTTCATCTCACTGCTTTTAATTTGATTAAAATCGCGCTGCAATGATTGAACAGAGAGCCAAACCAGCGAGAATACCGCCACACCTGCTTTCCATTTTCCAGCTTCGATCCAACCCGAAAGAAAAACCGTGCCGACCAAAATAGTATAGGGAATCAATTCCATGATTTGATAGCGAAGGCAGTAGTATTGAAAAGCGACAAAATCCTGATGGTATCCGGCATAAAACCAGGAAAATGCAATTATGAAGAGAACGAAACCAAATAAAAGCGACCGCCTTCGAACAAAATCCCTCAGGGACCCAACAAACGCCAAAAAAAATAATGGCGTCAATAGGTCGATGATAACCGCCAAAGAGGACGTCTTCATTGATTCTAAAGCAGTCAGTCCTTTCAACCAATTTGCTCGATCAGAATTCGCAGACCCCGAACCAGGAAATTCCCAAAGCGAGTAAGCCTGGTAAGCATTTGCAATGAGGGCCAAAACCGCCAGAAAGAACACAGTTTCTTTGCATATGCGAACCAGTCTAAATCGCAAATTGGCATTTGCTCTAGCCATTCTTCGCATCATCAACCCTGAAAACACGATCGAAGTCAGACTTAGCGCCATGAAAGGTAACCAAACAGAAATGTCTGTGGTCTTCATAAATCCAAATAATGATCGATGTAATTCATAAAAATAGGGAAACGAAAAGAAATACCCATAGGCTATCGAACTTCCATCACTTGCCAAAATTCCTAAGAAGAAAACACTCCACCATTTAAATTTAATTGCAGATTCCTCAAAAATTGCAGCGACTACCCAAATCAAGAAAAAGAAGGGCATCCAAATAAACCCACTGATACGAGTGAGAAAATAACAACAGAAAAGTCCTAGCGAGAGAATCAGATAATAAACGAAGGAAGCCCCCCCGCCTCTGAATCGATACCCTCTTAACAAATAATAGACCCCTCCAGTGGTTAGAGCCAATGCCATGATTTCAGTTAAGGGATAATTAGAAAAATACACATGAGCGGGGTTTATAGCGATTAAAAATCCAGTCAAAAAAGAAGGCAAACGTTTGCCTCCCGTCAGCTCAAATGCAATCAAATATAAAAAGGCTATGCTAAGAAGGCTAAATAGGGTCAATGAATAGACCCGATTGGAATCACCAAAGATTTCTCCAAAAATCGCTAACCATGCGGGATGCAGGTGATAAAACTGAAATAGAAGTTCAGAGGAACCCTCTGCCTTAAAATAGACTCCAGGCCTTGCTATACCGCCATATTTGCCCCTAACCGTGTCCATCTTACTGTGGACTCTATTGAATAAGTCATAATATTCCGCTAGCTCGACGTTTTTAAACTCTTCTCTCACCGGATCAACCAGTGAGGTTGCACCTGTCCGACTCATAAATGCGGACGCAATAACATATACACCCTGGTCCTGCCCGCCCGTGACAAAAAGGGAAGGAGATGCCCTAAAAAAAATCGCTATCAGTAATATAACCAAAAGTTCAATCTTAAATTCTTCAGTTTTAAAAACGAATTTAAATTCATACTTGAATCGCAATATCCCTATTACGAATAAAAAGGCAACCAAACCTACACCGATTGAATGCAATCCACTAAACAGACCAAGACAGAGAAGTCCCAAAGCGGCAGCGCTCGTTAACACAAGCCAAATACAAAATAGATCGAGAGCCGATACAACTTTATAGAAACTTTTATCGTTCATCTGTCCGATCCATATTTAGCTTTGGTAATCGAAAACACCCTCAAAATCGCTATTAACACGCCGCAATTCCTCGTGTCGACCGATATCAGCCCAGTAACCTCGAATCGGGTAAGCTGCTGTCTTTACCTTTCGGTCGATGAACTGATGGAACAAAGTAGGCATGTCCAAATACTCATCCTTTGCTACCATGCCAACTGCGTCTGAACTCAATACGTAAATGCCAGCATTAACAAAAAAACTTTTTGTTGGTTTCTCGCTCATTTCAGTAATAAAATCATCTTCGACTCTAACGACGCCATAAGGCACTTGGACTTCGTATTTGCGCACGGCCATAGTTGCTATGGCTTTCTGAGCATCGTGAAACTCAAGAAGTGATCCAAAATCCAAGTTAGTTAGGACGTCGCCATTCATAACTATAAGCGGTCCGGGCGGAAGCTCAGGGAGTAGGGACAGAGAGCCTGCTGTCCCAAGCGGCTGCTTTTCATGTAAATATTCGATACTAACATTCCACCGGGAACCGTCGCCAAAATAGTCCCGAATCATATCAGCACGATAATTCACTGATACAAAAAATCGCCTGAAGCCAGATTTTGAAAACTGCTTAATAGTAGTCTCAAGCATGGGCTTGCCACCCACTTTAATGAGTGGCTTTGGACAGGAATCTGTCAATGGACTTAGTCGCGTGCCAAATCCTCCTGCCATGAGCACGACCCAACTTTCTTGAAAACCGTTAACCAATAGATCATCCATAAAAACGACATCCTGAATTTTTCCATCATCAGTCAGAATGGGAAGACACCTTACTTCCTTTTCCTTCATAAGGGCCATTAATCCGGCCGTCTTAATACGAACGCCAGCAGCAATTGGACGCGAGTGCATAATATTAGAAACGGGCTGGGCGAGTGTTGCACCCTTAATCAAAGAGCGACGCACGTCGCCATCGGTGACTGTTCCCATCAAACGATAATCAGAATCAACGACAAACCCTATTTGAATAGAGCTGCGATCAATTACTCTTAACGCGTCCAAAATGGTCATAGAAGGAGACAACATTGCCGCCTTCCAATCTTTAACCGATGTCATTTATTTTTCTCCGCTTCTCGAGCTTCTGCAGGCACCCCTAAAATAACCACATTGTCTGGGAAGGATTTAGTTACAACAGCACCCGCGCCAAGAAGACATCCCCTCCCAATCTGCACCCCTTGAATAATCGAAGCTCCCACCCCTACATGGGTGTTCATTCCGATAACGACACCTCCTGATATCACACATCCAGGCGCAATATGGCAGTGATCCCCGATCACGCAATCGTGATCGATAAGCGAACCTGTGTTCAAGATCACATTCCGCCCAATACTTGTCCCCGTCTGGACTACAACACCGGCTGCAATCTGGCAGCCTTCACCCAATACGACCTCTGAGTCCACAATTGCCTTTGAGTGTATGACTTTGAGGAACGAGTATCCTAGATCTTTAAAGCGCACAAAGCAATCCCGCCTTGCGGTGCTTACGCCCACTGAGCCAAGTCCATTTACTAAGGAAATCTCTTTTGGGGAATACTTTAAAACCTTACTTTCGCTGCCAATGATGTTTGCCCCTAAATGCACTTTCTCACCAATTCGTTTATCGTCTTTTTCTACACAGCCGAGGACCTTGATTCCCATTGAAAACAAGGCACTCAATATTACCCTGGCATGACCTCCAGCCCCCAAAACAATGACAGGCAGATCTACCATACAATCAACTCATCTTGTCCGTAGCTACGATCTGACTTCAAACCAATTAACTCATAAACACGAAACGGTGACACCCCCACACCTGGGCGCTTGAAACTCAGGTTATGCCATCCAAACTCCTCGCCTTTGTCAATGGGTCGAGAGGCCACTAGGCTCTTACGAATAACTGAGATGTTTGGTATCTCTTCAGGGCTTGGCACCTTTTTGCCCTCTCCCAATGCTTGACTCACCTGTCGTATGGACGTCACCATTTTTTCGAATTCATCAAATTCAAGAGATGCTTTATGATCGGGTCCCGAGAGATTTCTATCTAAAGTCACATGCTTTTCAATGACCAAAGCACCAAGAGCTACTGCCGCAATAGGGACAGCAATCCCCTGAGAATGATCAGACAGTCCCACGGGCAAGTTGAACTCATCTCGAAGGGTTTTCATTGCGTTCAGATTAATAGAAGAAAATGGCGCTGGATACTCCGAAGTGCAATGAAGCACAGTTACCATACGAGCCAAGGCATCCCGACCTAAATCAGATTCTAAAATTTTGCAGAACACAGCCAGTGATGGTTTCTCACTCTCCGGCGCCACCATCCCAAAAGCAAGAGCTCCCAAGGCCAATCTTACTTCTTCAAGATGACTCATACCGGTAGATAGGATAACTGGTTTCTGGCTCCTCCCGGCAGCCACAAGCAATGGAGCATTTGTGATCTCGCCCGAGGGAATCTTAATGCGATCGACTTCAATTTCGCGCACTAAGAACTCAAGTGCCTCTTCGTCAAAAGGCGTCGACAAAAATTCAACATCTAAATCGGAACAAATATCACGCAACAAAAAGTGCTCTTGACGAGACAATTCAAGAGCTTTCAGCATTTCAAATTGGTTCCCAGCAGCTCCCAAATTTAGTTTTTGATATTCCGCCTTCGGCGCATTTGCCGTCACCAGGTTTTCTGCCTTAAATGTCTGAAATTTAACCACGTCTGCCCCACATTCAGCAGCTCTCATGACGTGTTGCTTGGCCAATTCGAATGACCCATTATGGTTCACCCCAACTTCTGCAATGATCAGACAATTTTTCATGAGTTTAGTCCTTACTGGCTAACCGATTGTAAAGAAAAGCGCTACTCGGCAAACAAATGATCGCTCCCCTAACTTGGTTGGCCGTTTCCAATGGCATCTTAGGATATTCATCCAAAAATTTTAGTTCTGGCAATAGATTCCAAGCGGGACGCACCATTATCCGGTTTGCATGACACTTATCGATAATTACGTCCCTCAAGTACGATAAATTGTCATTCAGCTGAATAGAGTTGAGCCAATAATTACTTCTTCCAAAACTTGGCTCTCTAACAAACCGAACCCCAGGCACCCCACCAAATGCCCTCCCATACTTTTCCGCCAGTTTTCGTTTGGCGTCCAAAAAAAGTGGCAATTGCTTGATCTGAGCGCAGGCGAGCGCGGCATTAATGTTTGGCATGCGGTTATTAAAACCCATCTCATCATGAATGAATTCCCAAGGATGAGGTTTCTTGGCTGTGGTTGTCAAATGACGAGCCCGTTGCGCCAGCTCCCTTTCCTGAGTGAGAATAACGCCACCTCCTCCCGCTGTAATAATCTTATTACCATTAAAACTGATGGCTCCCAGCTTTCCCCAAGTGCCTGTATGGCGATCTTTGTAAAACGAGCCAAGAGACTCAGCCGCATCCTCAACGACCACTAGCTTCCAACGGTCAGCGAGCTCAAGCAGGCATGTTAAGTCCACTGAATGACCAAATGTGTGCATAGGAACGATCGCTCTAATTGGACGGTTAGTTTTTCGATTCCAGCATCTATCACCCCTCACTTGGCCAATATCTGAAAGATAGGATTCCAATTTCTGCAGATCAATTCCAAAAGCCTCTGAGTCGGAATCAACAAAATGAGGAATAGCCCGGCAATAAAGAACAGCATTTGCTGTCGCAACAAAGGTCAGAGCAGGGATTAATACTTCATCATTCTCCTCAATTCCGGCCAAGAGCAATGAAACGTGAAGAGCGCTAGTTCCGTTCACTACAGCGACAGCATAAGCGCTACCTGTGTAATCCCGGACAGCTTTTTCAAAACGATCCACGAATTCTCCAACAGATGAAACAAAAGTTGATCGAATACATTCACTCACCAACTCAATTTCATCCCCACAAAACCATGGTTCGTGGAGCCCAGCTCCGCTTGGGAACAAGGACACCAGTGTATCAACTATTCCATCAATAACTTCGTAATGGTGCTTTTGTTTTTCCATCATAAGCTCAAAAAATTATTGATCATCTTGAGACCCGCAGGACCGCTCCGTTCAGGATGAAACTGACATCCATAAACCTTCCCGATACCAACCGCAGCGACTATCTTATGCCCGCCGTAAACCGCATACGACATCACCTCACTCGGGTTGAGAACAAAAGCCGAATAGGAATGTAAAAAGTAAGCTGAAGTACCTCGATCAAGCCCACTTAAAATTGAGTTCTCCCATGTCCGTCCATCATCATTCGGCAAAAGTGAGTTCCATCCAATGTGAGGTATTTTAAGCGTTCGGCCGTTCGAATCCTGATTCATAATCTTTCGAACTTCGCCTTTTATTATGGCCAATCCCTCAAATCTACCAAACTCGAGGGATCGTTCGAACATCATTTGCATGCCCAAGCAAATTCCCAAAAATGGCTTACCTTGAGCGGCATATTGCTTTAATGGTTCAACCAATTCAAGGCTGATCAATCCATTCATTCCATTGTTAAAAGCCCCCACTCCTGGTAAAACCAAACGCTCAGACTGAAGTATTTCATCCGGATTGCTTGCAAACCTAACTTCAGCCCCTTGAGACTCGAACGCTCGTCTCACACTGAATAGATTTCCCAATCCATAATCTACTACGGTTACTTGCTTGCTCACGCTTGTCTCACTGGTATTCCCTCTTGTTTTGCGTAGTCACGAATATCTTTAAAATTGCCACGTCTATAATGGAGAAAATCAGCCATAGCGACAGATCCAATTCCTGAAAGGAAAGCTTCCCGAATGTGACCCAACTCTCCCATTCCACCACTAGCGATCACTGGGATCGTAACGGCATTGTTTACGTGCTTCAAGAGGTCAAGATCAAATCCCTTTCTAGTCCCTTCACGATCTACTGAAGTAAGAAGGATCTCGCCAGCCCCAAGCTCCTGTCCACGTTGCGCCCACTCGATGACATCAATCCCCGTACGTTCTCGGCCATTGTCAATAAAAACCTCCCATCGACCAGAGGCTATTCGCTTAGCCTCGATCGAAAGAACCATGCATTGGGATCCGTAGCGATGGGCCACATCGGAGATAATCGAAGGGTTTCGGACGGCCGCTGTATTGATGGCCACTTTATCAGCACCAGAACGCAAAATCATAGAAACGTCCTCAGTAGTCCTAATACCCCCACCCACGGTAAAAG encodes:
- a CDS encoding acetyltransferase; this translates as MVDLPVIVLGAGGHARVILSALFSMGIKVLGCVEKDDKRIGEKVHLGANIIGSESKVLKYSPKEISLVNGLGSVGVSTARRDCFVRFKDLGYSFLKVIHSKAIVDSEVVLGEGCQIAAGVVVQTGTSIGRNVILNTGSLIDHDCVIGDHCHIAPGCVISGGVVIGMNTHVGVGASIIQGVQIGRGCLLGAGAVVTKSFPDNVVILGVPAEAREAEKNK
- a CDS encoding formyl transferase: MRIAFIGCVEFSECALSMVYDLDDVEVVGVITKTQSKFNSDFRDLSPIAQARGTPVFFADKAKSGEMEEFLKKTGPTVIYCFGWSHLLDLEILILPPLGVVGFHPACLPQNRGRHPLVWALSLGLSQTASTFFFMDQGADSGDILSQHLIPIFDSDTAADLYSRVTEVALTQIAEFTPRLRSGDFERIVQDNSQANSWRKRNERDGEIDWRMSCRSIYNLTRALSRPYIGAHIIFNGKMVRIWRVQIVGETIAGNIEPGKVLNTHNNEIVVKCADGGIRIVAHEFEHMPLVGSYL
- the neuB gene encoding N-acetylneuraminate synthase, which produces MKNCLIIAEVGVNHNGSFELAKQHVMRAAECGADVVKFQTFKAENLVTANAPKAEYQKLNLGAAGNQFEMLKALELSRQEHFLLRDICSDLDVEFLSTPFDEEALEFLVREIEVDRIKIPSGEITNAPLLVAAGRSQKPVILSTGMSHLEEVRLALGALAFGMVAPESEKPSLAVFCKILESDLGRDALARMVTVLHCTSEYPAPFSSINLNAMKTLRDEFNLPVGLSDHSQGIAVPIAAVALGALVIEKHVTLDRNLSGPDHKASLEFDEFEKMVTSIRQVSQALGEGKKVPSPEEIPNISVIRKSLVASRPIDKGEEFGWHNLSFKRPGVGVSPFRVYELIGLKSDRSYGQDELIVW
- the neuC gene encoding UDP-N-acetylglucosamine 2-epimerase (hydrolyzing), which produces MAVRKICVVSGSRSEYSLLYWLLRGIEDDPDLELQFVVTGMHLSSEFGMTYREIEEDCIPIADKLEILLSGDSWSSITKSIGLGTIGFADLFKRLKPDLLVLLGDRFESLAAAQAAMVANVPIAHIHGGELTKGLVDEAIRHSITKMSQLHFVATEAYRKRVIQLGEQPDRVFNFGAPGVEAIKRSVLLSRDEVVRRIGFDLGKSSFLITYHPVTLSKGSQKKAASELFKSLDEFPDSNLIITYPNADAQGRELIEEFEKYASKNGGRVYLTPSLGRHLFLSVLQFVDVFIGNSSSGLIEVPFFQIPTVNIGERQRGRIQGESIIQCDAKNEEITAAIKKGMSVQFKGSLKDYRSPYGDGDTSRKIIEKIKTVDLKGILMKFFYDIEFSL
- a CDS encoding LegC family aminotransferase, yielding MEKQKHHYEVIDGIVDTLVSLFPSGAGLHEPWFCGDEIELVSECIRSTFVSSVGEFVDRFEKAVRDYTGSAYAVAVVNGTSALHVSLLLAGIEENDEVLIPALTFVATANAVLYCRAIPHFVDSDSEAFGIDLQKLESYLSDIGQVRGDRCWNRKTNRPIRAIVPMHTFGHSVDLTCLLELADRWKLVVVEDAAESLGSFYKDRHTGTWGKLGAISFNGNKIITAGGGGVILTQERELAQRARHLTTTAKKPHPWEFIHDEMGFNNRMPNINAALACAQIKQLPLFLDAKRKLAEKYGRAFGGVPGVRFVREPSFGRSNYWLNSIQLNDNLSYLRDVIIDKCHANRIMVRPAWNLLPELKFLDEYPKMPLETANQVRGAIICLPSSAFLYNRLASKD
- the hisH gene encoding imidazole glycerol phosphate synthase subunit HisH, encoding MSKQVTVVDYGLGNLFSVRRAFESQGAEVRFASNPDEILQSERLVLPGVGAFNNGMNGLISLELVEPLKQYAAQGKPFLGICLGMQMMFERSLEFGRFEGLAIIKGEVRKIMNQDSNGRTLKIPHIGWNSLLPNDDGRTWENSILSGLDRGTSAYFLHSYSAFVLNPSEVMSYAVYGGHKIVAAVGIGKVYGCQFHPERSGPAGLKMINNFLSL
- the hisF gene encoding imidazole glycerol phosphate synthase subunit HisF, with translation MQTLPTLRLIARLDVKAPNLIKGIQLEGLRVLGDPYLFAKEYYDSGADELLYMDAVASLYNRNSLVDLVRKTASDIFIPFTVGGGIRTTEDVSMILRSGADKVAINTAAVRNPSIISDVAHRYGSQCMVLSIEAKRIASGRWEVFIDNGRERTGIDVIEWAQRGQELGAGEILLTSVDREGTRKGFDLDLLKHVNNAVTIPVIASGGMGELGHIREAFLSGIGSVAMADFLHYRRGNFKDIRDYAKQEGIPVRQA
- a CDS encoding nucleotidyltransferase family protein, whose translation is MTSVKDWKAAMLSPSMTILDALRVIDRSSIQIGFVVDSDYRLMGTVTDGDVRRSLIKGATLAQPVSNIMHSRPIAAGVRIKTAGLMALMKEKEVRCLPILTDDGKIQDVVFMDDLLVNGFQESWVVLMAGGFGTRLSPLTDSCPKPLIKVGGKPMLETTIKQFSKSGFRRFFVSVNYRADMIRDYFGDGSRWNVSIEYLHEKQPLGTAGSLSLLPELPPGPLIVMNGDVLTNLDFGSLLEFHDAQKAIATMAVRKYEVQVPYGVVRVEDDFITEMSEKPTKSFFVNAGIYVLSSDAVGMVAKDEYLDMPTLFHQFIDRKVKTAAYPIRGYWADIGRHEELRRVNSDFEGVFDYQS